A window from Citrus sinensis cultivar Valencia sweet orange chromosome 3, DVS_A1.0, whole genome shotgun sequence encodes these proteins:
- the LOC127901146 gene encoding caffeic acid 3-O-methyltransferase 3-like — MANEERDESFAYANQLVTGSVLPMTMQAAIELGVFKIIAKAGPGAKFSASEIAAQLPATKNKDAPMMLDRILRLLASHGVVECSLDDIDGSQRLYGQSNVSRYFVPNEDGVSLGPLMALIQDKVFLDSWYTCSLSF, encoded by the coding sequence atgGCTAATGAAGAGAGAGACGAAAGCTTTGCATATGCCAATCAATTGGTGACGGGTTCAGTGCTCCCCATGACCATGCAAGCAGCAATTGAGCTGGGAGTTTTCAAGATCATAGCCAAAGCTGGTCCTGGAGCAAAGTTCTCAGCTTCAGAGATTGCAGCTCAGTTGCCTGCCACCAAGAACAAAGACGCACCCATGATGTTGGACCGGATACTCAGGCTTCTGGCTAGCCATGGTGTTGTTGAATGCTCACTAGATGATATTGATGGTTCTCAAAGACTCTACGGTCAGAGTAATGTTTCCAGATACTTTGTGCCTAACGAAGATGGTGTCTCATTGGGCCCCTTAATGGCCTTAATTCAGGACAAGGTGTTTCTGGACAGCTGGTATACCTGCTCTCTCTCATTTTAA